Proteins from a single region of Peromyscus eremicus chromosome 9, PerEre_H2_v1, whole genome shotgun sequence:
- the LOC131919054 gene encoding uncharacterized protein LOC131919054 encodes MWSRLRRLVERDNTQHGETRARKKEAGPRSHWKTWRNLWCWERHGTTREAPSQLSTFTEQEQEQVQEMKKLEKLTIRLHDMECERNELRGILANYTNKDLNNRLNFELEMLEMEHKQVMSALQKLPMEISDALNKCKGLIEETEYFSYLHGRFLRECNHLKKSVRVLRIQNIQLWKEQIELQKTCEEVKKLLKEAHEKICDPCAEQQQEQENLEERLKDLLKQKELVTQQRVLAEKLQHHFSVSEMRSENLHHKLEHVTAQDESLLQTELLEQEQEVSQASTIE; translated from the exons ATGTGGTCAAGACTGAGGCGTCTAGTTGAGAGAGACAATACACAGCATGGAGAGACCAgagcaaggaagaaggaagcaggccctaggtctcactggaaaacatggagaaatctctGGTGCTGGGAAAGACACG GGACTACTCGGGAAGCACCATCCCAACTCTCCACCTTcactgagcaggagcaggagcaggtgcAGGAAATGAAAAAACTAGAGAAACTCACCATTCGTCTACATGATATGGAATGTGAGAGAAATGAGCTGCGTGGAATCCTGGCCAATTACACAAACAAGGATTTGAACAACAG gctAAATTTTGAACTCGAGATGCTTGAAATGGAACACAAGCAGGTGATGTCAGCTCTCCAGAAATTGCCCATGGAGATTAGTGATGCCTTGAACAAGTGCAAGGGGCTGATTGAGGAGACTGAATACTTTAG TTACCTGCATGGCCGGTTCCTACGAGAGTGCAATCACCTAAAGAAGAGTGTTCGTGTGTTGAGGATCCAGAACATACAGCTGTGGAAAGAGCAGATTGAACTGCAAAAGACCTGTGAGGAGGTGAAGAAGCTCTTGAAGGAGGCCCATGAGAAGATCTGTGACCCCtgtgctgagcagcagcag GAGCAGGAAAACCTGGAGGAAAGACTGAAGgacctgctgaagcagaaggagctggtCACCCAGCAAAGGGTCTTGGCAGAAAAGCTGCAACATCACTTCAGTGTCTCTGAGATGAG GTCAGAAAATCTGCACCACAAGCTGGAACATGTCACAGcccaggatgagagcctcctgcagacagagctgctggagcaggagcaggaagtatCACAGGCAA GCACTATTGAGTAA